A genomic window from Terriglobia bacterium includes:
- a CDS encoding amidase, which yields MVGEDILYLSVQELGKLIQERKISPVELAEATLARLEQLGPKLGAVATITRERALDEARIAEREIAAGNSRGPLHGIPYGAKDLLATRGIPTTWGAPPFRNQVFDHDATVVRKLREAGAILVAKLAMIELAGGGGYNSGYASLQGAARCPYNLAHWAGGSSSGPGAAVPPGLVAFAIGSETLGSIITPSAFSGVSGLRPTYGRVSRHGAMALSWTMDKLGPMCRSALDCGLVLNAIAGEDPSDATSSQVPFFWWPPNDEKRARSLSRKTLGVVRPDFTAHGDPEVGAAFDAACAVLRSLGAKLEPLELPELPYGAVAEALYMAEAGSIFRPFIESGRVDELIDDTQRAGLRSTLGLTAADYLDAFRIRTQIQTEVARLFEKYDALVAPSRIAPAPPLDRNFDAPAPGKKDQAAEKKTEAPPPSIQKWNVIGMSNVAGLPAISVPCGFTREKNLPMGIQFVGDAFREDTCIECAHAYQLATDWHQRRPNV from the coding sequence ATGGTCGGCGAGGACATCCTCTATCTGAGCGTGCAAGAACTGGGCAAGCTGATCCAGGAGCGTAAGATTTCGCCGGTGGAGCTGGCCGAAGCCACTCTCGCGCGCCTCGAGCAACTGGGGCCGAAGCTCGGCGCCGTGGCCACCATCACCCGCGAGCGCGCCCTGGACGAAGCGCGCATTGCCGAGCGTGAAATCGCCGCCGGGAACTCCCGCGGGCCGCTGCATGGCATTCCCTACGGCGCGAAGGACCTCCTGGCCACCCGCGGCATTCCCACCACCTGGGGTGCGCCGCCCTTCCGGAACCAGGTCTTCGACCACGACGCCACCGTGGTGCGCAAGCTGCGCGAAGCCGGCGCCATCCTCGTCGCCAAACTGGCCATGATCGAACTGGCGGGCGGCGGCGGCTACAACAGCGGCTACGCCTCGCTGCAGGGCGCCGCGCGCTGCCCCTACAACCTCGCGCACTGGGCCGGTGGCAGCTCCAGCGGGCCGGGCGCGGCCGTGCCCCCGGGGCTGGTGGCCTTCGCCATCGGCTCGGAGACGCTCGGCTCGATCATCACTCCCAGCGCATTTTCCGGCGTGAGCGGCCTGCGACCCACCTACGGCCGCGTGAGCCGCCACGGCGCCATGGCCCTCTCCTGGACCATGGATAAGCTCGGCCCCATGTGCCGCAGCGCGCTGGACTGCGGGCTGGTGCTCAACGCCATCGCCGGCGAGGACCCCAGCGACGCCACCTCCAGCCAGGTGCCTTTTTTCTGGTGGCCGCCGAACGACGAAAAGCGCGCCCGCTCGCTCTCCCGCAAAACCCTGGGCGTGGTGCGCCCGGACTTCACCGCCCACGGCGATCCGGAAGTGGGCGCGGCGTTCGATGCAGCCTGCGCCGTGCTGCGTTCGCTGGGCGCCAAACTCGAGCCGTTGGAGTTGCCGGAGCTCCCCTACGGGGCGGTGGCGGAAGCCCTGTACATGGCGGAGGCCGGCTCCATCTTCCGCCCCTTCATCGAGAGCGGGCGCGTGGACGAGCTGATCGACGACACGCAGCGCGCAGGCTTGCGTTCCACGCTGGGATTGACCGCCGCGGATTATCTCGATGCCTTCCGCATCCGCACGCAGATTCAGACGGAAGTGGCCCGGCTGTTTGAGAAGTACGACGCGCTGGTGGCCCCCAGCCGCATCGCGCCCGCGCCGCCGCTGGATCGCAACTTCGATGCTCCGGCTCCCGGGAAAAAAGACCAGGCGGCGGAGAAGAAAACGGAAGCGCCGCCGCCCAGCATCCAGAAGTGGAACGTCATTGGCATGTCCAACGTCGCGGGCTTGCCGGCCATTTCCGTGCCCTGCGGCTTCACCAGGGAAAAGAACCTGCCCATGGGCATCCAGTTCGTGGGCGATGCTTTCCGCGAGGATACTTGCATCGAGTGCGCCCACGCCTACCAGTTGGCCACCGACTGGCATCAGCGCCGGCCAAACGTGTGA
- a CDS encoding SIMPL domain-containing protein: MKRPISSLGFLVLFSLFFLPHTAGAQNPEVKFIADTLVVQADGTYEADPDLAILTFDISAQEKELKLAYDKATQSMRKIVDLAERNGLKKDDISMGVLTVQPFYEGDRKKRARSYRVSGRLVLRVRDFSKLGTLLDESIQDGIADFRSLTYSLADEEAAKQKAVAEAMKRAIGRASAALEQKGQKVGALRFANLDVKQIVGVSRMDAYTMAEYNTLQAIEVADSGGMFSKNKRAAAPPPPVPQPEKITVSATVQCAFQIQ; the protein is encoded by the coding sequence ATGAAGCGACCTATCTCATCTCTGGGTTTCCTGGTTTTATTCTCCCTCTTTTTCCTGCCGCACACAGCGGGGGCGCAAAACCCGGAAGTGAAATTTATCGCCGATACGCTAGTGGTACAGGCCGACGGCACTTACGAAGCCGATCCGGACCTCGCCATTCTGACCTTCGACATCAGCGCACAGGAAAAAGAGCTGAAGCTGGCCTACGACAAGGCCACCCAGTCTATGCGCAAGATCGTGGACCTGGCTGAACGCAATGGTCTCAAGAAAGATGACATCTCCATGGGCGTGCTCACCGTGCAGCCCTTCTACGAAGGCGACCGCAAAAAACGCGCGCGCTCCTACCGCGTCAGCGGCCGTCTCGTGCTCAGGGTGAGAGACTTTTCCAAGCTCGGAACCCTCCTGGACGAATCCATCCAGGATGGAATCGCCGATTTCCGCTCGCTGACTTACTCGCTGGCTGACGAAGAAGCCGCCAAGCAAAAAGCCGTCGCCGAAGCTATGAAACGCGCCATCGGGCGCGCCAGCGCGGCGCTCGAGCAGAAGGGCCAGAAGGTCGGAGCTCTGCGCTTTGCCAATCTAGACGTGAAACAGATCGTCGGCGTCTCCCGCATGGATGCCTATACGATGGCGGAATACAACACCCTGCAAGCCATCGAAGTCGCCGATAGCGGCGGAATGTTTAGCAAGAATAAGAGAGCTGCTGCTCCTCCTCCGCCAGTGCCGCAGCCGGAGAAAATCACGGTGAGCGCGACGGTTCAGTGCGCATTTCAGATTCAGTAG